The following proteins are co-located in the Prinia subflava isolate CZ2003 ecotype Zambia chromosome 16, Cam_Psub_1.2, whole genome shotgun sequence genome:
- the SH3TC2 gene encoding SH3 domain and tetratricopeptide repeat-containing protein 2 isoform X1, whose amino-acid sequence MDRLCPAAGTGGTSSVPPATSCGTSHGHLLGRESLARGLDSSAHAPCSPGEECESCWPRSPELLPRWDHQGQRWWDTAMAPGTHPHPQGVAPGTLLQGMAPGKAGVTEQSSPTPEAGHGSPDPSVVLLAPRDSFPPEVSLSFSVESRSSRCRNSQLQEAARRRLWALESEDRAACALFRELSARLVCMQAHEDRFLLTFKTLEEVWKFSTYLTLGYVGTCLEQLLFAQEFWLDCALVEDTELRVTVDEEHLATIYMDLLLQEGNFFSRAVPGVWKSQQEGEEGLQLCRNELIHVKSVGQDSKWEGMSLLTGQRGVVPVTALEPIPHPFYQWFLRNYAVGFGLSQEISGTSSRAIVKGRCIATKDHRGAAWDELSFSKGDPIEIIGFFIPGLPWFVGKSLSTGSIGFAPTRHVNPEDCEPLGKGLVFLSEEEKCPVLHLPCDGDEQHFATLLEDLAHTDITSVYRLAGFESTAEFPQVPPEAALPGSKEIQVLQSWEEINDWATSSTSELSSPGSETAPATLEDVLLEKLDDLDYPKFFIDLNAGHMEDADVFDPILTFLNQDSFVPSFQSFYDLSFSFLHSTFYGFSDEDELVLYLETSRNWAKRTRSVWAHVRLCFLLGKLCIKKVKFSQARVYFEEAMSVLDRGFGDLPLLAALHVSLASVYLKQNMKHKFSSLLGKTLTLLVCLPGRSFSLENELELLTYVLRGSIAAGNAPLEARACFLTAKLFLQLGRTEEVLPFLEHLQCLSSAWPSPGSRAGPLDAAATLGYLYDKKCLPNLALASVRSFVPSGAKGTPTPVWRAGFILQSAAKLLGRQPDRSSIPAVACLYLQQALQFCCESRAVPMQRTLCAVLSRMHLQHGAQLHGAARYAARAAALGALLGDEEAFESSLCLAWVHLVQRRPGAAGDVLRRLRRSLRGTTSETQRGAVHNLLAMALSGQGHVQEAVESFLRALHKAKETGSRRNQAVSLANLGQLSLSCGAAQLAELYLLWSVRLYAELQGRQELDTELAQVLLWLAQAMVDRQRMEDAKLCYELALGFALQWQNLRGQLHVTERLCHFYSRVCPDLQTCITYHEHWASLARQLQRRELEGSARQALSQLYQALGTPEAWRQSLDCTKQSLRIFIDLEEAAKAAEAWLQAGKLYYLLEEDELVEMYFQAAIQTALKGDNLSLAMDLYERAGDTFFNGSRSRARAVEFYRGGAVPLARRLKATQTELRLFNKLAELQISLQGYEKALEFATLAARLSLRVGDQLQELVAFHRLATAYDLLHMYEMAEDCYLKTLAMHPPVLQSSAEALYYCKVYWHLGNLALHKLKDEQDAATYFLLALAAAAELGDQELQALLHAKLAAIPAAPGAPEGTPGRAMDRPRWLSQGGHVV is encoded by the exons ATGGacaggctgtgtcctgctgctggcacaggtggCACGAGCAGTGTCCCACCTGCCACCTCCTGTGGCACATCCCACGGGCAcctcctgggcagggagagccttGCCAGGGGTCTGGACTCCTCTGCCCACGCTCCGTGTTCCCCAGGTGAGGAGTGTGAGTCCTGCTGGCCCCGCTCCCCCGAGCTGCTGCCCCGCTGGGACCACCAGGGACAACGGTGGTGGGACACGGCCATGGCACCTGGGACACACCCTCATCCCCAGGGAGTGGCACCAGGGACCCTGCTCCAAGGAATGGCACCAG GTAAGGCTGGGGTGAcggagcagagcagccccactcCCGAGGCAGGACACGGCTCCCCGGACCcctctgtggtgctgctggctcCCAGGGACAGCTTTCCACCAG AGGTCTCGCTCTCCTTCTCCGTGGAGAGCCGCTCCTCGCGGTGCCGcaattcccagctccaggaggctgccaggaggaggctgtgggCTCTGGAGAGCGAGgacagagctgcctgtgccctgttCAGG GAGCTGTCAGCCAGGCTGGTCTGCATGCAGGCACACGAGGATCGCTTCCTCCTCACCTTCAAAACCCTGGAGGAGGTCTGGAAGTTTTCCACCTATCTGACTTTAG GGTACGTGGGgacctgcctggagcagctgctctttGCCCAGGAGTTCTGGCTGGACTGTGCCCTGGTGGAGGACACCGAGCTCAGGGTCACCGTGGATGAGGAGCACCTGGCCACCATCTACATGGATCTGCTCCTCCAGGAAG GGAACTTCTTCTCCAGGGCAGTGCCCGGTGTCTGGAAGTcgcagcaggagggagaggagggtctgcagctctgcaggaacgAGCTGATCCATGTGAAGAGTGTTGGACAGGATTCCAAATGGGAAGGGATGTCCCTGCTGACGGGGCAGCGAGGCGTGGTGCCCGTGACAGCTCTGGAGCCAATACCTCACCCCTTTTACCA GTGGTTCCTGAGGAATTATGCTGTGGGGTTTGGCCTCTCCCAGGAGATCAGCGGGACGAGCTCGCGGGCCATTG TCAAAGGCAGGTGCATCGCCACCAAGGACCACAGAGGAGCAGCGTGGGACGAGCTGAGCTTCTCCAAAGGAGACCCCATAGAAATCATCGGCTTCTTCATCCCTGGACTGCCCTGGTTTGTGGGGAAATCCCTCAGCACCGGCAGCATTGGCTTCGCTCCCACCCGACACGTAAATCCCGAGGACTGTGAACCTCT gGGAAAGGGCTTGGTGTTCCTGAGCGAGGAGGAGAAGTGCCCAGTCCTGCACCTCCCCTGCGATGGTGACGAGCAGCACTTTGCCACCCTCCTGGAGGACCTGGCACACACTGACATCACCTCTGTGTACAGGCTGG CTGGTTTTGAATCCACAGCAGAGTTCCCACAAGTGCCACCAG AGGCAGCTCTCCCCGGCAGCAAAGAAATCCAAGTGCTCCAGTCTTGGGAGGAAATCAACGACTGGGCTACCAGCAGCACCTCAGAGCTGTCCAGCCCAGGCAGTGAAACAGCCCCTGCCACACTGGAAGATgttctcctggagaagctggacGACCTGGATTATCCCAAATTCTTCATCGACCTCAACGCTGGGCACATGGAGGACGCTGATGTCTTTGACCCCATACTGACCTTCCTCAACCAAGACAGTTTCGTGCCCAGTTTCCAAAGCTTTTACgatctcagcttttcctttctccactcCACCTTTTATGGTTTCTCTGATGAGGACGAGCTGGTCCTGTACCTCGAGACTTCCCGCAACTGGGCCAAGAGGACTCGTTCAGTTTGGGCTCACGTCAGGCTCTGTTTCCTCTTGGGTAAGCTCTGCATCAAGAAGGTCAAGTTCTCCCAGGCTCGGGTGTACTTCGAGGAAGCCATGAGTGTCCTGGACAGGGGCTTTGGGGACCTGCCCCTGCTGGCAGCGCTGCACGTCAGCCTCGCCTCCGTCTACCTGAAGCAGAACATGAAGCACAAgttctcctccctgctggggaagACGTTGACCTTGCTGGTGTGCCTGCCCGGCCGCTCCTTCAGCTTGGAGAACGAGCTGGAGCTCCTCACCTACGTCCTGCGGGGATCCATCGCTGCGGGCAATGCCCCGCTGGAGGCACGCGCCTGCTTCCTCACGGCcaagctcttcctgcagctgggcaggaccGAGGAGGTGCTGCCTTTCCTGGAGCATCTCCAGTGTCTCAGCAGCGCctggcccagcccaggcagccgTGCCGGGCCGCTGGATGCCGCCGCCACCTTGGGCTACCTCTACGACAAGAAGTGCCTGCCGAACCTGGCGCTGGCCTCTGTCAGGTCCTTCGTTCCCAGCGGCGCCAAGGGGACGCCCACGCCCGTCTGGAGAGCTGGCTTCATCCTCCAGAGCGCTGCCAAGCTCCTGGGGAGGCAGCCGGACaggagcagcatcccagcagTGGCCTGTTTGTACCTGCAGCAAGCGCTGCAGTTCTGCTGCGAGAGCAGGGCCGTGCCCATGCAGAGGACACTCTGTGCCGTCCTGTCCAGGATGCACCTGCAGCACGGGGCGCAGCTGCACGGGGCTGCACGTTACGCAGCCAGGGCTGCGGCCCTGGGCGCGCTGCTGGGGGACGAGGAGGCCTTTGAGTCCTCGCTGTGCCTGGCGTGGGTGCACCTGGTGCAGCGGCGGCCGGGCGCCGCCGGGGACGTGCTGCGGCGGCTGCGGCGCTCGCTGCGCGGCACGACCAGCGAGACCCAGCGCGGGGCCGTGCACAACCTGCTGGCCATGGCCCTCAGCGGCCAGGGGCACGTCCAGGAGGCCGTGGAGAGCTTCCTGAGGGCCCTGCACAAGGCCAAGGAGACGGGGAGCAGGAGGAACCAGGCCGTGTCGCTGGCCAACCTGGGCCAGCTGAGCCTGTCGTGCGGGGCCGCCCAGCTGGCCGAGCTGTACCTGCTGTGGTCAGTGCGGCTCTACGCCGAGCTGCAGGGGCGCCAGGAGCTGGACACGGAGCTGGCacaggtgctgctgtggctggcgCAGGCCATGGTGGACAGGCAGAGGATGGAAGACGCCAAACTCTGCTACGAGCTGGCGCTGGGGTTTGCCCTGCAGTGGCAGAACCTGAGGG GTCAGCTGCACGTCACGGAGCGTCTGTGCCACTTCTACAGCAGAGTGTGCCCCGACCTGCAGACCTGCATCACCTACCACGAGCACTGGGCGTCCTTGGCACGGCAGCTGCAGCGCAGGGAGCTGGAGGGCAGCGCCAGGCAGGCCCTCAGCCAGCTCTACCAGGCTCTGGGCACACCTGA GGCTTGGAGACAATCCCTGGACTGCACCAAGCAGAGCCTGAGGATCTTCATCGACCTCGAGGAGGCTGCTAAGGCAGCAGaggcctggctgcaggcaggaaagcTCTATTATCTTCTAGAGGAGGATGAGCTGGTGGAAATGTACTTCCAG gcAGCCATCCAGACTGCTCTGAAAGGGGACAACCTCTCCCTGGCCATGGATCTGTACGAGAGGGCAGGTGACACCTTCTTCAacggcagcaggagcagggcccgAGCAGTGGAGTTTTACAGG GGAGGTGCTGTGCCCCTGGCCAGGAGACTCAAGGCCACGCAGACAGAGCTGCGGCTGTTCAACAaactggcagagctgcagatcaGCCTGCAGGGCTACGAGAAGGCTCTGGAGTTTGCCACGCTGGCAGCCAGGCTCAGCCTCAGGGTCG gggatcagctgcaggagctggttgCCTTCCACCGCCTGGCCACAGCCTATGACCTGCTGCACATGTATGAGATGGCCGAGGATTGCTACCTGAAGACCCTGGCCATGCATCCCCCcgtgctgcagagctcagcagaggcCCTGTACTACTGCAAGGTCTACTGGCACCTGGGCaacctggctctgcacaagctGAAG GATGAACAGGATGCAGCCACCTACTTCCTGCTGGCCCTCGCCGCAGCCGCCGAGCTGGGagaccaggagctgcaggcccTGCTCCATGCCAAGCTGGCTGCCATAcccgcagccccgggggcaCCTGAGGGCACACCAGGCCGTGCCATGGACCGGCCCCGCTGGCTGAGCCAAGGTGGACACGTGGTGTGA